One genomic region from Cryptococcus gattii WM276 chromosome C, complete sequence encodes:
- a CDS encoding Integral to membrane protein, putative (Similar to TIGR gene model, INSD accession AAW42168.1~Duplicated and diverged from downstream gene CGB_C3190W): MIRVKFLFPGFIAFSLLSTSVFARSDNGCPEDPYASPSTDMCNPMRYIPNKGINIAAAILYFLVAAILTFHAFRQKANYFLALVIGAWCEGIGMALRIAFRTNPHSSGLYIVCYLFVVLSPCAFLAGDYILLGRLVQYLDAHHYLRPLRAQLVSWIFIISDVTTFLIQAAGGGLSTASDVQTAQTGGHIFLAGIAAQLVSFMFFTIACLIFGIRAWREDKELWQRPGWKPLFFALGFTCICFLIRSVYRTVELSQGYVGYLAIHERYFLGLDCLPLLLGIATYVFFWPGRYLHFAPKPKKSKKSKKSKKGVAEDVEERWPMHDMNGEGLGDMAKLEENYQMR, from the exons ATGATCAGGGTGAAATTTCTCTTTCCGGGCTTCATTGCCTTCTCTCTGTTATCGACATCAGTTTTCGCCAGATCTGATAATGGCTGTCCCGAAGACCCGTATGCCAGTCCAAGCACAGATAT GTGCAATCCTATGCGGTATATTCCCAACAAGGGTATTAATATAGCTGCTGCTATACTCTACTTCCTCGTTGCTGCTATTCTTACTTTTC ATGCTTTTCGCCAAAAAGCTAATTACTTCCTTGCCCTTGTTATTGGAGCATGGTGTGAAGGCATTGGCATGGCGCTTCGTATTGCATTTCGGACAAACCCACATAGCTCTG GGCTATACATCGTCTGCTATCTCTTTGTCGTCCTCTCTCCCTGCGCCTTCCTTGCTGGTGACTACATTCTTCTCGGACGTCTAGTTCAATATCTGGACGCGCATCATTATCTTCGTCCCCTTCGAGCTCAGTTAGTTTCTTGGATTTTCATTATTTCCGATG TGACAACCTTCCTCATCCAAGCAGCTGGTGGCGGACTGTCAACCGCATCGGACGTCCAAACCGCCCAGACCGGAGGTCACATCTTCCTCGCCGGTATTGCCGCACAGTTGGTCAGTTTTATGTTTTTCACCATTGCATGTTTAATTTTCGGTATCAGAGC CTGGAGAGAAGACAAAGAGTTATGGCAACGCCCGGGATGGAAGCCCCTTTTTTTTGCGCTCGGTTTCACCTGTATCTGCTTTCTCATTAGAAGCGTATATCGAACTGTTGAGCTCAGTCAAGG ATATGTCGGCTATCTGGCTATTCACGAGCGATACTTCCTTGGTCTCGATTGCCTTCCCCTTTTGCTAGGTATCGCTACATATGTCTTCTTTTGGCCAGGGAGATACCTCCACTTCGCTCCTAAACCTAAGAAGTCGAAAAAGTCAAAGAAGTCGAAGAAGGGGGTTGCGGAGGATGTAGAGGAGAGGTGGCCCATGCACGACATGAATGGCGAGGGATTGGGAGATATGGCCAAACTTGAGGAGAATTATCAAATGAGATAA